The following proteins come from a genomic window of Streptomyces liliiviolaceus:
- a CDS encoding GntR family transcriptional regulator, with protein sequence MPGQVYKHHRVAHVLAEEIRAGVHADGSKLPGEHALRERFGVSRTTVRQALNVLGEQGLIETHAGIGSLVTFDGTPLDQRLGWTRALAAQGTELTTETLRFDRIRDEALAGELGLQSPRFIALDRVRRLVGGHGVSLEFSRVPAVAALLDLPERGLDEGSLSRTLAAAGRVPDSSEAHISVVGLTSDEAAILHRSPEESFLRVAQVFRGADGDVVEQVTSLLDPSRFQLHVRTGRGAHL encoded by the coding sequence ATGCCTGGACAGGTTTACAAGCATCATCGTGTCGCTCATGTGCTGGCCGAGGAGATCCGAGCGGGGGTACATGCCGACGGCAGCAAGCTGCCCGGCGAACACGCGCTGCGGGAGCGGTTCGGAGTGAGCCGTACGACCGTGCGGCAGGCTCTCAACGTCCTCGGCGAGCAGGGACTCATCGAGACGCACGCCGGTATCGGGTCGCTCGTCACCTTCGACGGCACACCCCTCGACCAGCGGCTCGGCTGGACCCGTGCCCTTGCCGCGCAGGGCACCGAACTGACGACCGAGACCCTGCGCTTCGACCGCATACGGGACGAGGCTCTGGCCGGTGAACTGGGCTTGCAGTCACCCCGGTTCATCGCTCTGGACCGTGTCCGCCGACTGGTCGGCGGACACGGTGTCTCGCTGGAGTTCAGCCGCGTACCTGCCGTCGCGGCCCTCCTCGACCTGCCGGAGCGCGGACTCGACGAGGGCTCCCTGAGCCGCACCCTCGCGGCCGCGGGGCGTGTGCCCGACTCCAGCGAGGCCCATATCTCCGTCGTCGGACTCACCTCGGACGAGGCAGCGATCCTGCACCGCTCACCGGAAGAGTCCTTCCTCCGCGTCGCCCAGGTGTTCCGGGGCGCGGACGGGGACGTCGTCGAGCAGGTCACCAGCCTGCTCGATCCGTCCAGGTTCCAACTGCACGTACGGACCGGCCGAGGAGCCCACCTATGA
- a CDS encoding PadR family transcriptional regulator: MTRQNTPLTEPQYFILAALMDGPLHGYGIIKAAEQATGGRLRIAVGTLYGALERMERAGLVAPGDEEIVDGRARRYYRLTEDGAEALGREALRMQQAAAVVMGRSRDAGAAPA; encoded by the coding sequence ATGACCAGACAGAATACGCCCTTGACGGAACCGCAGTACTTCATCCTTGCCGCACTCATGGATGGTCCGTTGCACGGTTACGGCATCATCAAGGCTGCCGAGCAGGCCACCGGCGGAAGGCTCCGGATCGCTGTCGGCACTCTCTACGGCGCGCTGGAGCGGATGGAACGGGCCGGGCTGGTGGCCCCCGGCGACGAGGAGATCGTGGACGGACGCGCGCGGCGCTACTACCGGCTCACCGAGGACGGCGCCGAAGCGCTCGGCCGGGAGGCACTCAGGATGCAGCAGGCGGCGGCTGTCGTCATGGGACGCTCGCGGGATGCCGGGGCGGCCCCGGCATGA
- a CDS encoding phosphatase PAP2 family protein — protein sequence MPQHDSPILPAHRPASSQQAPEASDGLAPPRTARPWMPALLYTLGFLTVYLLAICTPWGQRAENALFDLSELGGEAAWIYPLSGASYGSTPLPPMELSAKPTLMVGLAVIVVLTLVRRCWRQGCAALGVVILTTGGKEVLKSSILPRPDLVGAPENLLDQGFPSGHTAIPAALTLAAVLVVSPRIRPYVATAGVLWLACIAAASATMGGHRPSEVLGAALLACACYGLATWLLPPAAAPGATRSSRALSVITLTLALAVALVSGARNDSLTRSLVSAATAFICAALVWYAAVGRPALTARRARPALD from the coding sequence ATGCCTCAGCACGATTCTCCGATCCTGCCCGCACACCGTCCGGCGTCCTCACAGCAGGCCCCCGAGGCCTCCGACGGCCTCGCCCCGCCGCGTACGGCACGGCCGTGGATGCCGGCTCTGCTGTACACCCTGGGATTCCTGACGGTCTACCTGCTCGCCATCTGTACCCCGTGGGGGCAACGAGCCGAGAACGCCCTGTTCGATCTCAGTGAACTGGGCGGCGAAGCCGCATGGATCTACCCCCTGTCAGGAGCGTCCTACGGCTCGACGCCCCTGCCGCCGATGGAACTGAGCGCCAAGCCCACCCTGATGGTGGGTTTGGCCGTCATCGTGGTCCTCACCCTGGTGCGGCGGTGCTGGCGGCAGGGATGCGCGGCGCTCGGGGTCGTCATTCTCACGACCGGGGGCAAGGAGGTGCTCAAATCGAGCATCCTGCCCCGCCCCGATCTGGTGGGCGCGCCCGAGAATCTTCTTGATCAGGGGTTCCCCAGCGGGCACACGGCCATCCCCGCCGCGCTGACCCTCGCCGCCGTCCTCGTGGTGTCCCCCCGCATCCGCCCGTACGTCGCCACGGCCGGTGTGCTGTGGCTCGCCTGCATCGCCGCCGCCAGCGCGACCATGGGCGGCCATCGGCCCAGCGAAGTACTGGGGGCCGCGCTGTTGGCCTGTGCCTGTTACGGCCTCGCCACCTGGCTGCTGCCGCCGGCCGCCGCGCCAGGCGCCACGCGGAGCTCCCGTGCGCTGTCCGTCATCACCCTGACGCTGGCACTGGCCGTAGCCCTCGTTTCCGGCGCACGGAACGACAGCCTCACCAGGTCTCTGGTCTCCGCGGCGACGGCCTTCATATGTGCGGCCCTGGTCTGGTACGCCGCGGTCGGGCGGCCCGCACTCACCGCACGCCGCGCACGTCCCGCCCTGGACTGA
- a CDS encoding aldo/keto reductase produces the protein MTILDDTYTLSNGVEIPKLGLGTWFVDDDKAAEAVRAAVEIGYRNIDTAQAYGNERGVGEGVRTSGASREELFVSTKLAAEIKDHHQALAAIDGSLEKLGLEYVDLMLIHSPQPWDDFRGGDYAQGNREAWRALEEAHKAGKIRSIGVSNFQQDDLENILRGATVAPQVNQLLVHAGNTPSELLAYCESRQILVEAYSPIAHGAILRNAEVQALAEKYGVSVPQLCIRYTLQLGTVSLPKTANPDHMRSNAQVDFEISDGDMDTLRDLRDVDYGEHSAFPVFSGK, from the coding sequence ATGACCATCCTGGACGATACCTACACCCTGTCCAACGGCGTGGAGATTCCCAAGCTGGGTCTCGGCACCTGGTTCGTCGACGACGACAAGGCGGCCGAGGCGGTCCGGGCAGCCGTGGAGATCGGCTACCGCAACATCGACACCGCTCAGGCGTACGGCAACGAGCGCGGTGTCGGCGAGGGCGTGCGCACCTCGGGGGCGTCCCGTGAGGAACTGTTCGTCTCGACCAAGCTCGCTGCGGAGATCAAGGACCACCATCAGGCACTGGCCGCGATCGACGGCTCTCTTGAGAAGCTGGGCCTGGAGTACGTCGATCTGATGCTGATTCACAGCCCGCAGCCGTGGGACGACTTCCGCGGGGGTGACTACGCCCAGGGAAACCGGGAGGCGTGGCGTGCCCTGGAGGAGGCTCACAAGGCCGGCAAGATCCGGTCCATCGGCGTCTCCAACTTCCAGCAGGACGACCTGGAGAACATCCTGCGGGGCGCGACTGTCGCCCCGCAGGTGAACCAGCTGCTCGTGCACGCGGGCAACACCCCCTCCGAGCTGCTGGCGTATTGCGAGAGCAGGCAGATCCTCGTCGAGGCGTACTCGCCGATCGCACACGGCGCGATCCTGAGGAACGCCGAGGTCCAGGCGCTGGCGGAGAAATACGGTGTGTCCGTCCCGCAGCTGTGCATCCGCTACACCCTGCAGCTCGGGACGGTGTCGCTGCCCAAGACGGCGAACCCCGACCACATGCGCTCCAATGCCCAGGTCGACTTCGAGATCTCCGACGGGGACATGGACACCCTGCGGGACCTGCGTGATGTGGACTACGGCGAGCACAGCGCTTTCCCCGTCTTCAGCGGGAAGTGA
- a CDS encoding cupin domain-containing protein has protein sequence MTATEFDQIFPIGEKNDAFAPYFVGQSYLAPLASGSVPVSNVSFEPGCRNNWHIHHGTAGGGDQILLCTAGSGWYQAEGEDPVSLGPGTVIRVPAGTKHWHGAKADSWFSHVAFITPGEDVSNEWLEPVTDEAYGELPKNGANA, from the coding sequence ATGACCGCCACCGAATTCGACCAGATCTTCCCGATCGGCGAGAAGAACGACGCCTTCGCCCCGTACTTCGTCGGCCAGAGCTACCTGGCTCCGCTCGCTTCGGGGAGCGTCCCTGTCAGCAACGTGTCTTTCGAGCCGGGCTGCCGTAACAACTGGCACATCCACCACGGCACGGCCGGCGGCGGGGACCAGATCCTGCTGTGCACGGCGGGCAGCGGCTGGTACCAGGCCGAGGGCGAGGACCCCGTCAGCCTGGGGCCGGGAACGGTGATCCGTGTCCCGGCCGGCACGAAGCACTGGCACGGCGCGAAGGCCGACTCGTGGTTCTCCCACGTCGCCTTCATCACCCCGGGTGAAGACGTCAGCAACGAATGGCTCGAACCCGTCACCGACGAGGCGTACGGCGAGCTGCCGAAGAACGGAGCGAACGCATGA
- a CDS encoding aldo/keto reductase, translating into MHTRTLGHDGLEVSAMGLGAMGMSQSYGPNPGSRDDMIAVLRSAVDEGVTFFDTAEVYGPYVNEELVGEALEPIREQVVIATKFGFHIQDGRSVGLNSRPEQIRCVAEESLKRLRTETIDLFYQHRVDPDVPIEDVAGTVGELIAEGKVRHFGLSEASAATIRTAHAVHPVTAVQSEYSLWTRDPEAAVLPALAELGIGFVPFSPLGKGFLTGTVDTSTTFTDGDIRGRVPRFEAENLAANQALVDHVRQLAGAKGATPGQIALAWLLAQQPWIVPIPGTRRTARIKENTAATAVALSADEVADLDGLAQRVGVRGDRYNAELMAYVNR; encoded by the coding sequence ATGCACACCCGAACGCTCGGACACGACGGCCTGGAAGTCTCCGCCATGGGGCTCGGCGCGATGGGCATGTCCCAGAGCTACGGCCCCAACCCCGGCAGCCGCGACGACATGATCGCAGTGCTGCGCTCCGCGGTCGATGAGGGCGTGACCTTCTTCGACACCGCCGAGGTCTACGGGCCCTACGTCAACGAGGAACTGGTCGGCGAGGCGCTGGAGCCGATCCGCGAGCAGGTCGTGATCGCCACCAAGTTCGGATTCCACATCCAGGACGGCCGGAGCGTCGGCCTCAACAGCCGCCCCGAGCAGATCCGTTGCGTCGCGGAGGAGTCCCTGAAGCGGCTCCGTACCGAGACGATCGACCTCTTCTACCAGCACCGCGTCGACCCCGACGTGCCGATCGAGGACGTCGCGGGCACGGTCGGTGAGCTGATCGCCGAGGGCAAGGTCAGGCACTTCGGGCTCTCCGAGGCCTCGGCCGCCACCATCCGCACCGCACACGCCGTCCACCCTGTGACCGCGGTCCAGAGCGAGTACTCGCTGTGGACACGGGATCCCGAGGCGGCGGTGCTGCCCGCGCTCGCCGAGCTGGGCATCGGATTCGTGCCCTTCAGCCCGCTCGGCAAGGGCTTCCTCACCGGCACCGTCGACACCTCCACGACCTTCACCGACGGGGACATCCGCGGCCGGGTCCCGCGCTTCGAGGCGGAGAACCTGGCCGCGAACCAGGCACTCGTCGACCACGTACGTCAGCTCGCCGGTGCGAAGGGCGCGACGCCGGGCCAGATCGCCCTGGCCTGGCTGCTCGCGCAGCAGCCCTGGATCGTGCCGATCCCCGGCACCCGCCGCACGGCACGCATCAAGGAGAACACCGCCGCCACGGCTGTCGCGCTGTCCGCGGACGAGGTCGCCGACCTCGACGGCCTCGCCCAGCGGGTCGGTGTCAGAGGCGACCGCTACAACGCCGAGCTCATGGCCTACGTCAATCGCTAG